TATGCCTCCCGGCCCGCCCGGCCGCGAGAAGACGATCATGCATGCGCGGATGACGCTGCCCGGCGGCGCCGTGCTGATGGGCTCCGACACGCCGCCCGAGCATTTTCACAAGCCGCAAGGCTTTTCGATCTCGCTCACGGTGATGGATCCCGCGGAGGGCGAGCGCAAGTTCAAAGCGCTTGCCGATGGTGGCACCGTCACCATGCCCTTCAGCAAGACGTTCTGGGCCAAGGGCTTTGGCATGTGCGTCGACAAGTTCGGCATTCCCTGGATGGTGAACTGTCCCGCCGAAGGCATGTAGGCCCGCTCGGCCGCTTGATGCGGTGAGCGAAAATTGCGGTCCGCGTCGTCATATCGCGCGGACCGCAGCGCACAACAATTGGCGCAAGATTAAGCTGTCATCTCCGTGACAAAATTGTTAATCCTCGTTCACAAGACCGATAAACCGGGATGAACGGACTTGGAAGGGGGAGCGACCGATGGCAGCGGCGCTACAGATCAATTTTGCTCTTTGGGGGATGCTCATCTGCGCAAGCTTGAAGCTGGCGCCGTTGATCCAGACTCTTCTTTAGAGGAACCGCCGGTGTCTGCCGCGCTCTATGCGGGCAGGAGCAGCCGGCCGCGAAAACCTCATCGGCAGCGCGGATAGATCGCGGCG
The genomic region above belongs to Bradyrhizobium arachidis and contains:
- a CDS encoding VOC family protein — protein: MLSAYLFYQDTCEAAFNYYAKILGGKIDAMMRLSEAPASDMPPGPPGREKTIMHARMTLPGGAVLMGSDTPPEHFHKPQGFSISLTVMDPAEGERKFKALADGGTVTMPFSKTFWAKGFGMCVDKFGIPWMVNCPAEGM